Proteins from a genomic interval of Phalacrocorax aristotelis chromosome 3, bGulAri2.1, whole genome shotgun sequence:
- the LOC142055671 gene encoding LOW QUALITY PROTEIN: syntabulin-like (The sequence of the model RefSeq protein was modified relative to this genomic sequence to represent the inferred CDS: inserted 1 base in 1 codon; deleted 1 base in 1 codon), with protein MPQGVKTNFSSSSNTGCTSVPEARVSAAGSKRSFSHNCGLHGQNNGSLSNKSRPSPPASREKVPLSTLSKNQPSPANTRQNYGASLASRSNSGSNKGSDSSQVTRRSGKSISCGHNCSTKAENPERYLTPLQQKEVTIRHLKKKLKESECKVTEREREIEKLKAQVERMKEDWIEDECNHVEMELSLLEARREIKELKQVIESMKNSLAEKDKKFQKYFLEISIENKKLESLVSSMEMALNSSVRDEQRPEYTCDSEGKPLCTTMPDSPTTEDQALEELADSGLFLHEDTANGTDLFEESLTTTTPESSEPAPSNSTVNQEMLENVLDEKLTFSREEEEKVRNMMVEQTIHTDVVPYSLEGEQFIQNMFRARAQDACPLSPPSSLKELGQFXLESLSDSGIVADLTPGEPNSTILLSPVTPPCRKVEHGVNENHFVEELDFTEPHDDEVFGYVNTVSQTGIKKRYWSSRLASDLAVAAPVVPTIMRPFR; from the exons ATGCCACAAG gggttaaaaccaattttagctcttcaagcaacacaggctgtacctcagtgcctgaagcccgtgtgtcggctgctggaagcaaaaggtctttttctcacaa ttgtggccttcatggtcagaataatggatccttatccaacaagtccagacccagcccacctgcttcccgtgaaaaggtccctttgtcaacactgagcaaaaaccagccgagtcctgcgaacacccgtcagaattatggggcttctttagccagcagaagcaactcaggctcaaacaaaggaagtgacagcagccaagtgacgag gcgatcagggaaatctatttcttgtggtcacaattgcagcactaaggcagaaaatccggagcggtatttgactcctctgcagcagaaagaagttacaatacggcatttgaaaaaaaagctgaaggaatccgagtgcaaagttacagaaag ggaaagagaaatcgaaaagctcaaagctcaggtggaacgtatgaaggaagactggatcgaagacgagtgtaatcatgtggagatggagctgagcctcttggaagcaaggagggaaattaaagaactcaagcaagttattgagagcatgaagaacagcttggctgagaaagacaaaaaatttcagaaatacttcctagaaataagcattgaaaacaagaaactggaatctttggtgtcgagcatggagatggccctgaacagctctgtgagagatgagcagcgcccGGAGTACACGTGTGACTCTGAGGGGAAGCCGTTGTGTACTAcgatgccagacagccccaccacagaggaccaagctctggaggagctggcagatagtgggctgtttcttcatgaggacacagctaacgggactgatttatttgaagagagtttgaccaccacaaccCCTGAGTCgagtgagccagctccctccaattctactgtgaatcaagagatgcttgaaaatgttctggatgaaaaactaactttttcccgggaggaggaggagaaagtcagaaacatgatggtggagcagaccatccacactgatgtggtgccatatagcctagaaggggagcagttcattcaaaacatgttcagagct agagctcaagatgcctgtcctctaagcccgccttcttcactgaaggaattgggtcaat ctcttgaaagcctcagtgattctggtatcgtagcggacttaactccaggtgagccaaactcgaccatccttttgtctcctgtgacacctccatgcaggaaggtggagcacggagttaatgaaaaccattttgtggaagaacttgattttacagaacctcatgatgatgaagtctttgggtacgtcaatactgtttctcagacaggaataaagaagagatactggagcagcagactcgccagcgatctggctgtagcagcccctgttgtaccaactatcatgcggcctttca